A single region of the Streptomyces sp. ITFR-16 genome encodes:
- a CDS encoding SNF2-related protein, whose translation MEPDEASSAKQPTDTGGYAAGAQVLIRDELWLVRNCTATDRDGWMVEVTGISSFVRGIDATFYDRLDVVQELDPRETELVADDSPNHRRSRLFLEAIMRKTFLPQTEHGLALADNFLMDQQVHQLRPAELALSMKNPQPRILIADVVGLGKTLEIGVLLAELIRRGRGERILVVTPQHVLEQFQRELWTRFAIPLVRLDSTGIQRVQQDIPAGRNPFAYFKRAIISVDTLKSDVYAHHLDNTDWDAVVIDESHNLVNRGTKNNALARLLARKTDALVLASATPHNGDATSFAELVRMLDEAAIANPSQYEVKDLAHLYIRRTKTSAEVRESLKGTWADRGPSLPLHAPATEKERAVLEELATRWIPADPATPSASRHQLVPYRLLKSFLSSHKALLATIKTRIGNLDNPPPDKPDNGSKTRKRPEDPAVREAARKVERAALTDLQHLAEQIEDQDSAKRVALLDELRELGVGPGSDTRVVVFSESIPTLKWLAETVPAALGFRHTASPDEKKPWLGYGGAVQVMHGEASTDQEQQDIVEKFGLRDDPVRILFTGDVASEGVNLHQQCHLLIHYDLPWSLIRIEQRNGRIDRYGQEHPPEFRALILTSDIPWRMDETTGQPRTLDDRLVGEKLLRREEEAHKIEGSAEAVTGLYRAKEEENRLTQDLIAGRTVEESIKQSQQGGAAFLTGLLGQVGAVHEHPEVARAVVPKLFRSTADYFDEALRQISRPNPEDMLSLRRDDDGTIAFEPPRDLLYRLRALPKSYLDEQQILPRKTEPGRMRITFSKDLAGARLKAARETTASQWPNVSYVTDVHPVLDWLTDKVLVEIGRHKAPVLAATVASPIFLVQGIYSNALGKPTIVEWMAVSGLPDSTHVTALTADVLESYGVGPNMPGRATPRDLPGLNALVPDAIDAAQRQLALLEGAYREQIEETLAPYRKKVTDWRQDALFASARPKEAELDRTAKRQLKLVKSLETAGEPMLRLLAVLEPHTATEGGNER comes from the coding sequence CTGGAGCCGGACGAAGCCTCGTCAGCGAAGCAGCCGACTGACACTGGCGGATACGCGGCGGGTGCACAGGTCCTGATCCGAGACGAGCTGTGGCTGGTGCGCAACTGCACGGCCACCGACCGTGACGGATGGATGGTTGAGGTCACCGGCATCTCCTCGTTCGTACGCGGGATCGACGCCACCTTCTACGACCGGCTGGATGTCGTTCAGGAGCTGGACCCGCGCGAGACCGAGCTGGTGGCTGACGATTCTCCGAACCATCGCAGATCCCGTCTGTTCCTTGAGGCGATCATGCGGAAGACGTTCCTGCCGCAGACCGAGCACGGCCTGGCGCTGGCGGACAACTTCCTCATGGACCAGCAGGTCCACCAGCTGCGCCCGGCGGAGCTGGCGCTGTCCATGAAGAACCCGCAGCCGCGGATCCTGATCGCGGACGTGGTGGGTCTCGGTAAGACCCTGGAGATCGGGGTGCTGCTGGCAGAGCTGATCCGGCGGGGGCGCGGCGAGCGGATCCTGGTGGTGACGCCGCAGCACGTGCTGGAGCAGTTCCAGCGCGAGCTGTGGACCCGGTTCGCGATCCCGTTGGTGCGGCTGGACTCGACCGGCATTCAGCGGGTGCAGCAGGACATCCCCGCGGGGCGGAACCCGTTCGCGTACTTCAAGCGCGCGATCATCTCCGTGGACACCTTGAAGAGCGACGTGTACGCCCACCACCTGGACAACACCGACTGGGATGCCGTCGTCATTGACGAGTCCCACAACCTCGTCAACCGCGGCACGAAGAACAACGCGCTCGCCCGTCTGCTGGCACGCAAGACCGACGCGCTCGTGCTGGCCTCCGCCACCCCGCACAATGGCGACGCTACCTCCTTCGCCGAGCTGGTCAGGATGCTGGACGAGGCCGCGATCGCCAATCCGTCCCAGTACGAAGTGAAGGATCTCGCGCACCTCTATATCCGGCGCACCAAGACCTCGGCCGAAGTCCGCGAGTCCCTCAAGGGGACCTGGGCGGACCGCGGCCCGTCTCTGCCTCTCCACGCCCCGGCCACCGAGAAGGAACGCGCGGTCCTCGAGGAATTGGCCACGCGCTGGATCCCGGCCGACCCGGCGACGCCGTCGGCGAGTCGGCATCAGCTAGTCCCATACCGGTTGCTGAAGTCTTTCCTCTCCTCGCACAAGGCGCTGCTGGCGACCATCAAGACCCGCATCGGAAACCTCGACAACCCGCCGCCCGACAAGCCCGACAACGGTTCGAAGACACGGAAGCGGCCGGAGGACCCGGCGGTACGCGAAGCGGCACGGAAGGTCGAGAGGGCGGCCCTGACCGACCTGCAGCACCTCGCCGAGCAGATCGAGGACCAGGACTCGGCGAAGAGGGTAGCGCTGCTGGACGAGCTGCGGGAGCTGGGCGTCGGCCCGGGCTCGGACACCCGAGTGGTCGTATTCTCCGAGAGCATCCCCACCCTGAAGTGGCTGGCGGAGACCGTCCCGGCCGCACTCGGCTTCCGGCACACCGCCAGCCCGGACGAGAAGAAGCCCTGGCTTGGATACGGCGGAGCCGTACAGGTCATGCACGGCGAGGCCAGCACCGATCAGGAACAGCAGGACATCGTCGAGAAGTTCGGGCTGCGCGACGACCCGGTGCGCATCCTGTTCACCGGTGACGTCGCTTCCGAGGGCGTCAACCTGCATCAGCAGTGCCATCTGCTGATCCACTACGACCTGCCGTGGTCCCTGATCCGCATCGAGCAGCGCAACGGCCGTATCGACCGGTACGGGCAGGAACACCCGCCTGAGTTCCGCGCGCTGATCCTCACCAGTGACATCCCGTGGCGCATGGACGAGACGACCGGACAGCCGCGGACCCTGGATGACCGGCTGGTGGGTGAGAAGCTCCTCAGGCGTGAGGAGGAGGCCCACAAGATCGAAGGTTCGGCTGAGGCTGTGACCGGCCTGTACCGGGCCAAGGAAGAAGAGAACCGCCTCACCCAGGACCTGATCGCGGGTCGCACCGTCGAGGAGTCCATCAAGCAGTCCCAGCAGGGCGGAGCCGCCTTCCTCACCGGGCTGCTCGGCCAGGTGGGCGCAGTCCACGAACACCCCGAAGTGGCCCGCGCCGTCGTACCGAAGCTCTTCCGGTCCACCGCGGACTACTTCGACGAGGCACTGCGGCAGATCTCCCGTCCCAATCCCGAGGACATGCTGTCGTTGCGGCGCGACGACGACGGCACCATCGCCTTCGAGCCACCACGGGACCTGCTGTACCGGCTCAGGGCACTGCCCAAGTCGTACCTGGACGAACAGCAGATCCTGCCGCGCAAGACCGAGCCGGGACGCATGCGCATCACCTTCTCCAAGGACCTCGCTGGCGCACGCCTGAAGGCGGCGAGGGAGACTACCGCGTCCCAGTGGCCGAACGTCTCGTACGTCACCGACGTCCACCCGGTCCTGGACTGGCTCACGGACAAGGTGCTCGTCGAGATCGGGCGTCACAAGGCCCCGGTGCTCGCCGCCACCGTGGCCAGCCCGATCTTCTTGGTCCAGGGCATCTACTCCAACGCGTTGGGCAAGCCCACCATCGTCGAGTGGATGGCCGTCTCCGGCCTTCCCGACAGCACGCACGTCACAGCGCTGACCGCCGACGTATTGGAGAGCTACGGCGTGGGCCCGAACATGCCCGGCCGCGCCACGCCCCGCGACCTGCCGGGCCTCAACGCGCTCGTGCCCGACGCCATCGACGCTGCACAGCGACAACTCGCCCTCCTGGAAGGCGCGTACCGCGAGCAGATCGAAGAGACCCTTGCTCCCTATCGCAAGAAGGTCACCGACTGGCGGCAGGACGCCCTCTTCGCCAGTGCCCGCCCGAAGGAAGCGGAGCTCGACCGTACGGCCAAGCGGCAGCTGAAGCTTGTCAAGTCCCTGGAGACGGCGGGCGAACCGATGTTGCGCCTGCTGGCCGTCCTCGAACCGCACACCGCCACCGAAGGAGGCAACGAACGATGA
- a CDS encoding serine/threonine-protein kinase, with protein MTGTPERIGRYTVAKELGSGGMGEVYLAYTPGGQPVAVKLIRSDKLDPVTRARFEKEALIARTVIGTNRVARFLEADPFADRPWLAMEYVAGRTLLACVDQDGVLPLPLVASLGALLAEGLSAVHAAELLHRDLKPQNVIMGTEGPIIIDFGLGAFMDAAKESLSHSGMIIGTVRCMPPEQASGHPKVTPAADVYALGTVLLYAAAHHYPYDGAVWEAVAVQVANPDIGPDLSGVPEGLKPLIASMLAHVPEERPTLDDVSKACSTLLKAAGKAPADARLALIAHTTAGGTPDAAKEPLSPSFEKLLEDQAEIADDAGLDSPLDSPRGTAEAEEPEPEEAEQDEPHPDSAEAVKPKAEPKARPTAVRPPASKRVADELRAEYAADTAL; from the coding sequence ATGACGGGGACGCCCGAGCGGATCGGCCGGTACACCGTGGCCAAGGAGCTGGGCTCGGGCGGCATGGGGGAGGTGTACCTCGCCTACACCCCGGGTGGTCAGCCGGTGGCGGTGAAGCTGATCCGCAGCGACAAGCTGGACCCCGTCACACGGGCTCGCTTCGAAAAGGAAGCGCTGATAGCGCGCACCGTGATCGGTACCAACAGGGTGGCGCGGTTCCTGGAGGCTGACCCGTTCGCGGACCGCCCCTGGCTGGCGATGGAGTACGTGGCCGGACGTACCTTGCTGGCCTGCGTGGACCAGGACGGCGTTCTCCCCTTGCCGCTGGTCGCCAGTCTGGGCGCGTTGCTCGCCGAGGGGCTGAGCGCCGTGCACGCCGCGGAGCTGCTCCACAGGGATCTAAAGCCCCAGAACGTCATCATGGGCACAGAAGGTCCCATAATCATCGACTTCGGCCTCGGTGCGTTCATGGATGCCGCGAAGGAGTCGCTGTCCCACAGCGGGATGATCATCGGGACGGTGCGCTGCATGCCGCCGGAGCAGGCGAGCGGACATCCGAAGGTGACGCCAGCCGCGGACGTGTACGCGCTGGGCACGGTTCTGCTGTATGCGGCGGCGCACCACTACCCGTACGACGGTGCGGTGTGGGAGGCCGTCGCCGTGCAGGTGGCGAATCCTGACATCGGCCCGGATCTGAGCGGTGTGCCCGAGGGGCTTAAGCCACTGATCGCCTCCATGCTCGCCCACGTTCCCGAGGAGAGGCCGACGCTGGATGACGTTTCAAAGGCGTGCTCGACGCTGTTGAAGGCTGCTGGAAAGGCGCCGGCCGACGCACGACTCGCGCTGATCGCGCATACGACCGCGGGCGGTACGCCGGATGCGGCCAAAGAGCCGTTGTCCCCATCGTTCGAGAAGCTGCTTGAGGACCAGGCCGAGATCGCTGACGACGCGGGTCTGGACTCGCCGCTCGATAGTCCGCGAGGAACTGCTGAGGCGGAAGAGCCGGAACCGGAGGAGGCGGAGCAGGACGAGCCGCACCCCGACTCCGCCGAGGCCGTGAAGCCAAAGGCGGAGCCGAAGGCCAGGCCCACGGCCGTAAGGCCGCCGGCATCGAAGCGGGTCGCGGATGAGCTGAGGGCGGAGTACGCGGCGGATACCGCGCTTTGA
- a CDS encoding TIGR02679 family protein, with protein MSLPTPDAYERYRGPEFGRLLGAARRSLERNGGEITGSIGLTNPTPDERNAIIGITGVYRSADVRRVSLPLEALDQNVRNVTGASLRELLERLGPPLRFRADERSAIDQARQQLLAEGEASTLHVQNPWYKEWLSGLASDGTITGLINKKDERLLIQAIRVLEYLYARASGSPPVMLAALADATTGNTKTLNPGQGSLPTLVLRALATARGVPLAAGAEARRELWDAFDVIVDDLASRVLVLNLPAAGRGLGEWLTDAARYGTPFHVTLHQLVTLPVTVHLPLVYVCENPAVLRRAAGELGASSPPLICAEGRPSTAFHRLARLIVNGGGRLLYHGDFDWPGIDMTNQLIGRYGAEPWKMSAEDYLEGLRTEDDHVALSGKARSTSWDPRLSNAMQEHQAAVYEEGVADALLADWGDQL; from the coding sequence ATGAGCCTGCCGACGCCCGACGCATACGAGCGCTATCGCGGCCCTGAGTTCGGCCGCCTTCTTGGAGCCGCCCGGCGCTCTCTTGAACGCAACGGAGGCGAGATCACCGGCTCTATCGGCCTGACAAATCCAACGCCAGATGAGCGCAACGCCATCATCGGCATCACAGGCGTGTATCGCTCGGCGGACGTCCGCCGAGTCTCTCTTCCGCTCGAGGCACTGGACCAGAACGTCCGCAACGTCACCGGCGCTTCCCTCCGAGAGCTCTTGGAACGACTCGGTCCTCCGCTGCGGTTTCGAGCCGACGAGCGGAGCGCCATTGATCAGGCCCGGCAGCAGCTGTTGGCCGAGGGAGAGGCCAGCACGCTTCACGTCCAGAACCCCTGGTACAAGGAGTGGCTGAGCGGTCTTGCCTCTGACGGGACGATCACTGGGCTGATCAATAAGAAGGACGAACGCCTCCTCATCCAGGCCATCCGCGTTCTGGAATACCTCTATGCACGCGCCAGCGGTTCGCCCCCGGTCATGCTGGCCGCCTTGGCTGACGCGACCACGGGAAACACCAAGACCCTCAACCCTGGCCAAGGCTCGCTGCCGACCCTCGTACTCCGTGCGTTGGCAACAGCACGAGGAGTTCCGCTCGCGGCAGGAGCCGAGGCCCGGCGCGAGCTTTGGGACGCGTTCGACGTCATCGTCGACGACCTGGCCAGCCGCGTCCTCGTCCTCAACCTGCCGGCGGCTGGTCGAGGGCTGGGGGAGTGGCTCACGGACGCGGCTCGATACGGCACCCCCTTCCACGTCACACTTCACCAGCTGGTCACCTTGCCCGTCACCGTGCACCTGCCGCTGGTGTACGTGTGTGAGAACCCGGCTGTCCTCCGCCGCGCCGCTGGAGAACTCGGCGCGAGCAGCCCGCCGTTGATCTGCGCCGAAGGCCGACCGTCAACGGCCTTCCACCGACTGGCCCGCTTGATCGTCAACGGAGGGGGTCGGCTCCTCTACCACGGGGACTTCGACTGGCCGGGAATCGACATGACCAATCAGCTCATCGGCCGCTACGGAGCTGAGCCCTGGAAGATGAGCGCTGAGGATTACCTGGAGGGGCTCCGGACCGAGGACGACCACGTCGCCTTGTCCGGAAAGGCCCGTAGCACTTCATGGGACCCGCGTTTGAGTAATGCGATGCAGGAGCATCAGGCGGCTGTCTACGAGGAAGGCGTAGCTGACGCTCTCCTGGCGGATTGGGGTGACCAACTCTGA
- a CDS encoding TIGR02680 family protein, with protein MTLIPHPRKADYPEARFKPTRAGVIGLWDYIDEEFVFADGRLVLRGHNGSGKTKALEVLFPLVLDGVLDARRLDPFSGEERTMKSNLLYKKQESAYGYVWMEFARTAPDGKVIEAVTAGIGMRVTKAMPSPARFYFVTDGRMGLDFGLLDDASRPLREKALAKMLGEDATYETAEAYRDAIDDRLFGLGRERYSQLINLLLQLRRPLLAKDLDPAKVSDTLTAGLRPVDEDLIKQAARDFENLAEIQALLNALAGADTAVQNFLREYTSYLQVHARDRVGQVKERTQATADECARILQAAEERRTADGQLAEARQRRDTGERQCKEIGTRLATLRNHDAVTQQKDLDELRDRVRGESQGIKDSDRLLNGAWGHLATLKGEAARVGERCEKLNAAASRHTRDLLDAARRSGILLEEDALNFDAAFQTHVVGYTTARETELEDVRHHLTAVEQAMEDQGREQKRVDSAAAELTETEQKSAAAADQLSQARAEAAHDLDRVIARWTNDGEAAVLCPADRAPLLAALAAAGEPAAIPLPEVLRSLTDQRRTAALTRVETLKRQYDDISDALHKTRSERDRVAAEEDEAPPLSDLRPANREGRSGAPLWQLVRFADHISDDHAAAVEGALYAAGLLTAWLHPGSEATDQALRDKVADAYLRPLPVTQRPTGSTLADILIVEDQEHVSPEGVQAVLASIGVADEAPTADRDIDTDSAPCMTVESHFSLGVQVGAHPKEQPEYIGATARAARRRERLSRLDGAITVLETQLTDAEVQRQDAQEVFDDFDRARCQLPSTQMIDEAARDVAVIAGNLAGARRRLEKARKDLDGAVARAHEKKRLLRQAATAARLPTTREELKGVAQAVTDFGAAGKELAVCREQIDEAEKDLAGRKEIIEGQAQTYAEEAEQLQTRKDAFAVLEERLRTRQETLEAPLREILQKIKVAEGQLAEAEKAHRRAVKDVEDQRDRLMKAKNTLEFVGDVLTTAVREQVRTTLTLEPYARPDLLGLLDTVVDTVWVPREVWPSAEETVRRLMDMLTAHDTSVTGIEAARSAVPTTVISLVDALDEATQGRRITESLLKTATTKISTAITTLEGALLGSDQGYLFEWEQAGDIILARVTDSEGPAPVADFARRLAEQLADHRVLLEEKERTVLEDGLLTGLAEQIHSRTTAARDLVRNMDADTRARPMSSGTTVGIHWVASDSLTDSQKAVSKLLEKDASGLAPASLAELRSHLRSQIRTKAAADKKQSYQHVIAEVLDYRSWRKFELRLFRPGMSEEERKKGEVLTKAKHSVMSGGEKSASIHLPLFAAAHAQYSSAYPTCPRLIALDEAFAGIDEKYRPDLLALTVKFDLDLFMTGYDLWITYPDVPQISHYDMKHDEASHTVSAMLLVWDGEQIIDDVGYPGPEDLAAELLSFRPSRRVPAHAGLLTDVPEEEPMDSGTEESEGEQ; from the coding sequence ATGACGCTCATCCCGCATCCCCGCAAGGCCGATTATCCGGAGGCCCGATTCAAGCCCACGCGTGCGGGCGTGATCGGCCTGTGGGACTACATCGACGAGGAATTCGTCTTCGCCGACGGTCGCCTGGTGCTTCGCGGGCACAACGGATCCGGCAAGACCAAGGCCCTGGAGGTGCTCTTCCCCCTCGTGCTGGACGGCGTCCTAGACGCACGACGGCTGGATCCGTTCAGTGGCGAGGAACGGACCATGAAATCGAACCTGCTCTACAAGAAGCAGGAGTCCGCATACGGCTATGTATGGATGGAATTCGCCCGCACTGCCCCCGACGGCAAGGTCATCGAGGCTGTTACCGCTGGCATCGGCATGCGAGTGACGAAAGCGATGCCCTCGCCGGCCCGCTTCTACTTCGTCACCGATGGCCGCATGGGCCTCGACTTTGGTCTCCTGGACGATGCCTCGCGGCCACTGCGGGAGAAGGCACTGGCGAAAATGCTGGGCGAGGATGCCACGTACGAGACGGCAGAGGCATACCGCGATGCCATCGACGACCGGCTGTTCGGCCTTGGACGCGAGCGCTACAGCCAACTGATCAACCTGCTGCTCCAGTTGCGCCGCCCTCTCCTGGCCAAGGACCTGGATCCGGCCAAGGTGTCCGACACTCTCACCGCGGGTCTGCGCCCCGTCGACGAAGACCTGATCAAGCAAGCTGCCCGGGACTTCGAGAACCTCGCAGAGATCCAGGCGCTCCTCAATGCCTTGGCCGGGGCCGACACAGCCGTACAGAACTTCCTGCGTGAGTACACCAGTTACCTTCAAGTCCACGCCCGAGACCGCGTAGGCCAGGTCAAGGAGCGCACGCAGGCCACGGCCGATGAGTGCGCCAGGATCCTTCAGGCAGCGGAGGAACGGCGGACCGCCGACGGGCAACTGGCTGAGGCACGGCAACGCCGGGACACCGGGGAACGGCAGTGCAAAGAGATCGGCACACGCCTCGCCACCCTCAGGAATCATGACGCTGTTACGCAGCAGAAGGACCTCGACGAGCTACGTGACCGAGTGCGCGGCGAGAGCCAGGGCATCAAAGACAGCGACCGCCTCCTCAACGGCGCTTGGGGGCACCTCGCCACTCTCAAGGGTGAGGCAGCGAGGGTCGGCGAGCGGTGCGAAAAACTCAACGCAGCCGCATCACGGCACACCCGAGACCTCTTGGACGCGGCACGCCGATCCGGCATCCTCCTCGAAGAAGACGCACTGAACTTCGATGCCGCGTTTCAGACGCACGTCGTCGGCTACACGACCGCGCGCGAAACCGAACTCGAGGATGTGCGCCACCATCTCACCGCAGTCGAGCAAGCTATGGAGGATCAGGGCCGCGAGCAAAAACGTGTGGATAGCGCAGCTGCTGAACTCACGGAGACCGAGCAGAAGTCAGCTGCCGCCGCCGATCAACTCAGCCAGGCGCGCGCAGAGGCCGCCCATGATCTCGACCGAGTTATCGCTCGCTGGACCAACGACGGCGAAGCCGCGGTTCTCTGCCCCGCCGACCGTGCGCCCCTGCTCGCTGCTTTGGCCGCCGCAGGAGAGCCGGCAGCGATCCCGCTGCCTGAGGTCTTGCGCTCTCTCACTGATCAGCGCCGAACTGCTGCCCTCACCCGCGTCGAAACGCTGAAGAGGCAGTACGACGACATCTCGGACGCCCTGCACAAGACGCGAAGCGAGCGAGACAGGGTGGCGGCTGAAGAAGACGAGGCACCTCCGCTCAGCGACCTGCGGCCCGCCAACAGAGAGGGAAGGTCAGGCGCTCCGCTGTGGCAGCTCGTACGGTTCGCCGATCACATTTCCGATGACCACGCTGCGGCGGTGGAAGGCGCCTTGTACGCGGCCGGGTTGCTCACCGCATGGCTGCACCCCGGCTCGGAGGCCACCGACCAGGCACTGCGCGATAAGGTCGCCGATGCCTATTTGCGTCCACTGCCCGTCACGCAACGGCCCACCGGGAGCACACTGGCCGACATCCTGATTGTCGAAGACCAGGAACATGTGAGCCCCGAAGGTGTGCAAGCCGTCCTCGCTTCCATCGGTGTCGCGGACGAAGCTCCGACAGCCGACAGAGACATCGACACGGATAGCGCCCCTTGCATGACCGTCGAGTCGCATTTCTCCCTGGGCGTTCAGGTCGGTGCCCACCCCAAGGAACAGCCGGAGTACATCGGAGCCACTGCACGGGCTGCACGCCGACGTGAGCGGCTGAGCCGCCTCGATGGGGCCATCACCGTGCTGGAGACCCAGCTCACAGATGCCGAAGTCCAACGGCAGGACGCCCAGGAGGTGTTCGACGACTTCGACCGCGCGCGCTGCCAGCTCCCCAGCACCCAGATGATCGACGAAGCGGCACGCGACGTGGCGGTGATCGCCGGCAATCTCGCCGGAGCTCGCCGTCGCCTTGAGAAGGCTCGCAAAGACCTTGATGGTGCTGTTGCCCGTGCACACGAGAAGAAGCGGCTGCTGAGACAAGCCGCCACAGCCGCGCGGCTTCCTACGACCCGTGAGGAACTGAAAGGTGTCGCCCAGGCCGTCACCGATTTCGGCGCTGCCGGCAAGGAGCTTGCGGTATGTCGAGAACAGATCGATGAGGCCGAGAAGGACCTCGCGGGCCGCAAAGAGATTATCGAAGGGCAGGCACAGACCTACGCCGAGGAGGCCGAGCAGCTGCAGACACGCAAGGATGCTTTCGCCGTCCTGGAAGAGCGGCTACGTACGAGGCAAGAGACGCTTGAAGCACCGCTCCGGGAGATCCTCCAGAAGATCAAGGTGGCTGAGGGGCAGCTGGCGGAAGCAGAGAAGGCACACCGGCGTGCGGTGAAGGACGTCGAAGACCAGCGTGACCGGCTCATGAAGGCCAAGAACACTCTGGAGTTCGTCGGCGACGTCCTGACGACCGCCGTGCGTGAGCAGGTACGAACGACCCTCACCCTTGAGCCGTACGCCCGGCCGGACCTGCTCGGCCTCCTCGACACAGTGGTGGACACTGTCTGGGTACCGCGCGAAGTGTGGCCATCTGCCGAGGAGACCGTGCGGCGACTCATGGACATGCTGACTGCCCACGACACCTCGGTCACTGGCATCGAGGCAGCCCGCAGCGCCGTCCCTACGACCGTCATCTCCCTTGTCGACGCACTCGATGAAGCCACTCAGGGTCGCCGTATCACCGAGAGCCTCCTGAAGACCGCCACCACAAAGATTTCCACGGCCATCACCACGTTGGAAGGCGCCCTGCTCGGATCCGATCAGGGCTACCTCTTCGAGTGGGAGCAGGCTGGCGACATCATCCTGGCCCGGGTTACCGACAGCGAAGGCCCGGCGCCGGTGGCGGACTTCGCGCGCCGATTGGCCGAACAACTTGCCGACCATCGGGTATTGCTGGAGGAGAAGGAACGCACCGTCCTTGAAGACGGCTTGCTGACCGGGCTCGCCGAGCAGATTCACAGCCGCACCACCGCGGCCCGCGATTTGGTCAGAAACATGGACGCCGACACTCGGGCCAGGCCGATGTCATCCGGAACGACGGTCGGCATCCACTGGGTCGCCTCCGACAGCCTGACCGACTCCCAGAAGGCCGTCAGCAAACTGCTGGAGAAGGACGCGTCCGGGCTCGCCCCGGCGAGCTTGGCCGAACTCCGATCCCACCTGCGCAGCCAGATCCGCACCAAGGCCGCCGCAGACAAGAAGCAGAGCTACCAACACGTGATCGCCGAAGTCCTGGACTACCGATCCTGGCGCAAGTTCGAACTGCGGCTGTTCCGCCCGGGCATGAGTGAGGAGGAAAGGAAGAAAGGAGAAGTTCTCACCAAGGCCAAACACAGTGTGATGTCCGGCGGTGAGAAGTCCGCCTCCATTCACCTGCCACTCTTCGCCGCCGCCCACGCCCAGTACAGTTCCGCCTACCCCACCTGCCCACGCCTGATCGCCCTCGACGAGGCGTTCGCCGGCATCGACGAGAAGTACCGCCCCGACTTGCTCGCCCTCACGGTTAAGTTCGACCTCGACCTCTTCATGACCGGCTACGACCTGTGGATCACGTATCCCGACGTGCCGCAGATCTCGCACTACGACATGAAGCACGATGAGGCATCGCACACTGTCTCCGCCATGCTGCTGGTCTGGGACGGCGAACAGATCATCGACGACGTCGGATACCCCGGACCCGAAGATCTGGCCGCCGAGCTGCTCAGCTTCCGGCCAAGCCGCCGCGTTCCGGCCCACGCGGGGTTGCTCACCGACGTGCCTGAGGAAGAGCCGATGGACAGCGGCACTGAGGAAAGCGAGGGGGAGCAATGA